ttttttgtgataaattttttaaaaaatcaaaagtgtcagtcgaaaaatgttaatgactttttttttaactttccgctgagaaaattgcaaattttcaaaaattcgggaattTATTgctttcagtccgattttagaaaatcgaatttctaagcgatcttgacgttttgaggttctaggaagctatcctgactaatttcacgatgatgtccgagtgtatgtagatatatatatatatatatatttgtacgtatgtaaatatctataacttttgaacggatgaaccgattttgatcgtcaatgtgtcattcgacgcggcttgcaAATATcttgaagctgaaaaaaaattgaacttgaTCAGTAGGGTTCGTTGagaaatattccaaaaataaactttttccaaaaatgtttttttcggataactttttatgttctcaatggattgattccaaaatcaactgggctctgaatCTTGATAAgctgcgtcgaatgccaccttaaACATCAAATCGgtcaattttttcaagagaaaccgttgtcgaaagaatttaaaaaaaaaaatttttttagtattttgaaaatttttcaaaaacgacaataaatctatttctgaagaaattttcaagcaataaaaaatttttttaagtcctTCGACTCCTTTTAGCGTCATTGCAGATAAATGAGATTTAAACTGCTTATAAAACATAttcacaattaaatttaaattataacgttttagaaaaaactaaaaaaaaaattttttttttttaataaaaaaaaaagatttcaaaaatttgtgcatcacgaaattttggaaataaagtcgaaataaatattgaattgatacactgtgaaaaatcgGGCGTTAATTaggagtgattacggattttatttaaatccgaattcactccgactcagagttttaatattaaaataaactttccttgggagtaaatttcactccgagggaattaaataaataaacagtcacctgctccgcattcactccagaTTAATCCTTGttcactccggattttttttacaatgtaaattacttattaaggttattcatcattttaaaatatgataattaactTCATACAAAGCATTAACTGTGATAATGTATTGTAAAGGTTCATTAGTTATAATGTCCATTAAAGTTTTTACTAGAAGTgagatgaataaatttttttttcctgcatGACGATAAGTTGAATTTGTACTCGACGAAAGTACagcagtaaaatatttttattgagctAAAGGTTACAATAATATGAAAtcgtattaaatttatatcgttACAGGTCATTGTCAGTGTTTTGTGCGttataatgtaaaattatttgatacgAGGAAAATGGTTTGCGCTTGCGCGTATAATCACTCAGCAAATATATTTTCCAATGTCGTACAATcacttaacaattattttcgaatCGTCGTACCGGTtacttcaaataattaaagccTCTGAGTAAGTTATACTTATTGTCCTTaaacaattacatttattGCAACACTACtatttatactattatttataaaaaaatttttttttttagtaaaaaataataagaatgacgattttatattcatttgatATGAGCCCACCATGTAGAGCAGTTCTCTTGACTGCAAAAGCTATCGGTCTTGATCTTGATGTTCGTGAaacagatttatttaaaaaagaacaCATGACGGAAAAATTTCTccaggtaattattattattataattttgtaattaatcttgtaattttaatgataactaATACCAATTTTTCCGGCAGCTCAATCCCCAGCACACAATCCCGACATTAGATGACGACGGATTCATTCTCTGGgacaggtaaaaaaaatttttcaattaatcaattgtacacggagagaaaattatggtaacagttacaatatattatgggaatggtttccatactgcatggtaaccggttttttttcaaatgttaattataggaacggcacccatatatattatggtattcattcctataattatgggtataattcccatatgctATCGGAATagtcctatggaattatggtaatggttactataatattatggtaatcgttaccataatattatggtaatcgttaccataatattatggtaatcgttaccataatattatggtaaccattaccatatacgcttaggaaccgttagaatgtggttataggattggttcctatttgcttatgggaactattcctatgagtatggtaatcattaccatgattctttcacatacgatatgggaactgttaccataatgataggaattgttcccatagtTATGGAaattttcccagaaagtatgggtctatatcccataatcccaagtaataattaccataacgatatgggatgatattttataaacgtactaggaacagttactataattttttctccgtgtattttttattacactaatGTCAAATTTTCCATTACATTACATAAGACTCGTTAagtgttttaaatttacttaacatATTACAGTCATGCAATCATACGATACTTAGTAAGTAAATATGCTAAAGATGATTCTCTGTATCCGAAAGATCTTCAAAAAAGAGCGATAATTGATCAGCGTTTACATTTTGAAGgagaaatgatttttctaCCTCTACGAAGCACTGTTgtgagttttaaatattttaaattaataaaataatatcgcgttactataatttcaaaattactaataactttattcgtccttttggttttaaaaagctccttaaaaccaaaagcgtgcatattttttttattaccaatcTTTTCATAGGCTTATtttaaagcaaaaaataaaaaaaaaaatttgaaagtcaAAGAAGcgtttaattcaaattacacTGCAAAAAGTTAGCGGAGTGAACGcagcattttttattttgatattaaaactcTGAACTAGAacaaggaaaaaaatgaactatataaATTGAGAACGACAAGTAATAGAATGACAAAGTGatcagtaaatattatcattgtaactagtaattttttaatttatggttAAAACGTCAAAAATTACAGGAtagatatgaaaatttattgtctgcAAGAAAAATTGCTGTTTGAGCTTCTAAAAGTCGTAGCTGatacttcaaaaattgacgacacgtattataaaattattatttagaattttaaagtCCTccatttaagtttatttttttttcgtgaagaaatgcagatttaaaaaaatccagatcactccaAAACCActcagtcaaaaaaataaattccctgTTTACTCAGCATGCTGATGATTTCTTTTCAAAACTCCGACACTTCGAGTgacggagtaaattcggattaaaataaaatttataatcactgtaatccgaatttactcccAGTTTTGTACAGTCTATGCCtttaatctttcaaatttgtttttcaatttttagctTTAAAATAAGATCCCAAAACgattggtaataaaaaaaaattataagcctTTTTGGCTCTAGGAAGCTCTCTTCAGTCAAAGAGGCGTCTTTTGTAATTAGTAACAcgatataattaaaatcataattattttattttattatttttatagcgcCGGATTTTttatgatggaaaaaaaacatttagagAAGAACATCTTGCTGCTGCACATGCGACTtgtgacattttaaataaatttctcgaAGGTAAACAATGGTTAGTAGGAGATAGTTATACTCTTGCAGACATTAGCTGTGTGTCATCAATCAGTTGTTATCTAgtaagatttataaattattatactaacttaataaattgtcaatggtattgataaataatattatatttttttaaactccagaCGTTTTTATCATTTGATAAATATCCAAATATTGCATCTTGGTTGAAAAGATGTGAACAAGAACTTCCCGGTTACGCTGAAGCTAATTCCGTTggtcagaaaaaattttgtgaagcAGTCAAAGCATTAATGCagagttaaaatataaatttaatcaatgaaagtatgatatatttttaattaattgaatatgtcattaacattataaaaagataatatatttctgcaatcaattaaataaaatgatgtctttatatttttattttattatcaacacctctattttaattatttcatttcttcatatttatttaatatgataTAGTATTATCTTATAGTAGTTGtgctgtaaatttttataatgtgaaatattaataaatttatgctcAATTGTTCTTTCATTGAACTCCTGTCACATGCagatatttcaatttaaaaatttaccggAAAATCAatatgctatatatatataggtacaTTGTACAAAATGCGGTATTGAAATAGACTTATTTTAACACTGGTGCGGTGTTATTTCGGCGGTGTTGAAATGGTGTATAAATGGAGTAAATTAACTCCGATCGGAGTATAAAGTTGtgaatataaatgttttaaatctacaaaacaaataaataataatatttcgttaaaaggatgaaattatcattaattgcaataaaaacaaatctgctgcctataaaataaaaaatgtcacttttattaaactgagtaataaattgtatacatttttgattatatatcAACTTAATTATTTGAGAACAAcaggataattattttgattataactCTGATGTTTTTCATAGGGTAATAACTCATttaaagatgataaattaatcattgataattttattttatttttgtcgcTGATTTAATTTGCaaagagtaataaataataactttctttttgtatttgaaatactatttgacttttgatatttcaaaaataaaacccaCCGTATGATGCACGTGAAATTCCGGTGTATTTTCAGTGTAATTTGGATTACACTAAGTTAACACTGAAACTCACCGTAGAAACGGATTCGTCAGGGAACAGGATGACTTTTCAATACTACATTGAGTAATTACTGGgcctacaaatttttaccccAGTCGAATAGTAACTAGAACTACTACAATAGAAACTAATCTTATACAGTGTAATTTATGCTACTCTATTCGTCGCTACGATGAACACAAAGTATAGTTCTGTATAACTTGATGATAACTTTCTCTATAAAATTCTTTCCGTGTACTTGAAATCGTATATAACGTGTGTTAATTCATGTAGAGAATGGTTTTTGAGATAGCGCTTGCGCGATAAATCACTCCCATCATTTTTCAGTCTAGCAGTATGTTGTAGATATCACGATCATTTCATCACCGACAGCTATTAAGTAAATCACATATTTAAGTCCAACTATATTTAATgctgcaaattttttaaaaaataatttgtgtaatttttattgagacttaatattaaataattttttaaaatgccgattttatattcatatgaTTTGAGCCCACCTTGTAGAGCAGTTCTTTTGACAGCTAAAGTTATCGGCCTAGAGTTGGATGTTCGcgaaacaaatttaaaaaacagagATCATTTAACAGAAGAATTTCTcaaggtaatttttataaataatttaaaatgagattaattaatttaaattaactgtaCAAATATCTTTTGACAGCTCAATCCTCAGCACACAATCCCGACTTTAGATGATGATGGATTTATTCTCTGGgacaggtaaaaaaaaaattaaattcatttttttttttttttttttttttttttcaatgaaaaaatttccgtTGCATTATATAAGaattgttaattgttttttataaattttgaatattagtCATGCAATCATACGATACTTGGTCAGTAAATATGCTAAGGATGATTCTCTTTTTCCAAAAGATCTTCAAAAAAGAGCGATAATTGATCAGCGTTTGCATTTTGAAGGAGAAATGATTTTTGTTCGTCTACGAAATATTGCTGTGAgttgagatattttttttttttaaattaaatgtatttgACTCTAATGAAATTAGGAGAAGGGGAGGAAAAGCAGAGTaccctcaaaatttaaaaaaaaaaaattttatattttaatactttaaaatccagaatttttttttcatctcttTTAGAAGGTACCCCATTTTAcccgcaaaaatgaaattttttctttttaacagtaactaaaatttttttctatttactttgaatgtcaaaaaaaaaaaaaaaagatttaatgtATTTGAGTCTTCGAAAATTTGGTATTTCTTTAAGTACTCCGTTTTCCCCCTCCCTTCCCTAATAGaggaaataaagtaaaaatccATTTGTTTAATTTCAGTTCGAGGTTTTTTTTCGAGGAGTAAAAACTATACCAGAAGAAAAGTTAAATTCCATCGAAGAAACTtgcgaaatttttaataaaattttagagaataaaaaatggttGGCGGGAGATAATTACACTCTTGCAGACATTAGTTGTGTGTCATCTGTCAGTTGTTATCCAgtaagattaattaattattaataaagtttaattttattaatcagcAAATAATATTGAcgttcaatttatattttagacatttttatcacttgataaatataaaaatatcgtaGCATGGTTGGAAAGGTGTGAAAAAGAAATTCCTGGTTACGCAGAAGCAAATACTCctggtcaaaaaaaattcgaccAAGCGTTCAAAGCATTATTGcaagaatagaaaaaattgtatttacttgaaaataaattaatacgttgaattaattactgaaaaaaaataattttgaatcaataattataaatattataaaagtaataaattataattatagactaaatacaatataatatatatgtttatttactCTTCATATTTTGTCTAGCAGTGCAACGACAGTGAATTAATGATAGCATAGATGCCAGCACATTTACGCAAAGCAATTGATAACAAGgtcgtatatttatttataaattaaaatcagttAGAGAGTTCACTTCGGACTTTATGTACAGAATGTTTTTACTGCCGAGTGTTAATAGTGACCGAAGATAACCGAAGTTATGTCACTAGTCCGAGTTCATTATTTTGAgattaaattagaatttataataatctaGCCTCATAATACTACTCAATGTCTTGACTTATTAGTAGAAATACATTTCAAAAAACCAAATGAAAGCCGGCTTTTGTctggtaaaataattaagcaaAAACTACGTaagcaaatttaaattaactaaacacattattaaatgaaatagcTTTCTCTCACTACAGTACAGAATCGACAAACTAGGACAGACAGCTTTGCGATATAATCGTTTTAACTTCTCTCCGTTTCGTATCTAACTTGTTAGTATAAGTTATataatacacatatatactcgcacacacatatatttatatatacatatatatatagcagcAGGTAACAATATGTTACGACCAATTCTGTATTTTGGTAAATGGAGCCCACCAAGTTCTGCTGTTCGTATGACTGCCAAGGCCATTGGATTGGATTTAAATCtacatgaaataaatttacttaagaAAGAGCATATTAGTGAGGattatcttaaaataaatccaCAGCACACTATTCCAGTACTTGATGATAATGGTTTCATTGTTTCGgataggtaaaaaaaaattattttttaattaaggtaAGAGAtccagtacccgatcactcatgtatttgtatggGGTAGAGGTTTCGTTTTTAGCCACTTTAGTGCCAGTTTTAggcacttgaaaaatttaaataaaataatttgtaaaagacgtaatgacataattaatttttaaattgtgttcAAAGATACTGTcccatttttaaaagtaataaatgttcaaaaatggagcagtagccacaaatggtacttctATCCTATTTATTAAGgtggttcaaaaaaaattttaatttttttttttttcgctcttACTCCCTGAAACATTAATAGTTGTCGAGAGAAAAATCttccattttaattttaatttcctatctAATTAACTTAATTCAAGGAgtaagagcaaaaaaaaaaattaatttttttttttttgaaccacctactatttatatttactaaatttcactaaatatagatacatacaaataaataatacatggagtgatcggattttacacggaaaaaaaagaatttcttgacggaaaaaattttgcattttaaaatgaaaacaaaaattttctaaggctaagaaagtttttgttttcatttcatgatacagaatttttattgcgccaagaaattatttttttctgtgtagctCGAGCTCGGGATCCCTGATCGGGTATTGTTTTTTccaaaagtaagaaaaaattttataaaaataatttttttttgtagccaCGCAATATCTACGTATATGATTGATAAATATGCATATAATGATAATCTTTATCCgaaagatttgaaaaaacgTACTCTTGTTAATCAACGTCTCCATTATAACAGTGGTGTCCTTTTTTGTTGTTTACTAGGAGCTATAGTAAGTCATTGATAATTATAGCTATTAGATTAGTAATTACTTTGagtaatattgtttattttttgtatttatttttattagaaaccGCTAGCGCGTGGTTGGCGGCGAACAGTCTCATCAGAATCTCAGGAATATCTAGAAGAAgcctataaatatatgaatactaTTCTAGACGGAAAAGAATGGCTTGCCGGCGATTCTTATACACTTGCAGATATCAGTTGTATTACAACTGTCTGCAGTGTTACTGTAAGATTTTTCTCactttcaacaaaaaaaatttattaatttctactAAACTGAATGATTTTGAAGATAGCagacagttaaaaattttcggttttttttttcaacaaatcaatgacaaaaaaaaaaagtaataatatgcacatgtaggaaatttaaaaaaccacactaataaaaaagttgattcaagggaaaaaatcttgaaccgaaaattccattttgaaaaaaatgattttcttgagtcaagagaaaaaattattgaaccaagagaaattTACTTGacccaaaaataatttcttggctcaataattttttctcttgactcaagaaaatcaattttttcaaaatggaatttttggttcaagattttttttcttgaatcaagtcaaCATTTCCATCAGTGTACGAGTgcaatcttaaaaattttttttttttataattaatcgcttttaaaaaattcaaaaattattagacgtcagctaacttcagtatcatattttgTGGACAGtgaattgattaaataaaatcttccttttatttccatttgtttctaatttaaaatttacaaataaactttcaaacaaaatttttttaaaattaattttgaaaaattaaaaaaacttttagttctttttataattaaaaaatatctagctttaaaaatatatcattgagCTCACAAATTTACCCTATAGGTCAATCGATTGtgtcactttttttattctaaaattatcaataatattttcactaaaaattaagttacatttttatttcaataattttttttaggttttcaAATCGATAACCGATCACCCTAATTTAACAAAGTGGATGAAAAATTGCGAACAATTACCAGGATATGCAGACATCGCTGTTCCAGGAGTAAAAGGGTTTCACGGTATGGTTAACCattttcttgataaataaaataattattttttttataaatccatccttcaaatttattttaaataaacaataccATCGGTATGGGTGTTTAATCTTCAACTGAAGTTCCAAGTAATACTACAGATGGCGAcacaataacaatattaaaacgcgagtgtatatttttatatttaccccgatatatatatagatatatatatttactttaattggCTATAAGTTACGCAATATTAATTCCAATAATTAGCTAATAAATGATAACTGATATCATGACTAAGCACTTTAATTGAGGACTTTAGTCCTTCGACATTCGTCATGTAACTCGAGTTAGATCTTcctcagtaaaaaaaaataaaattccaagaGACGCTATCGagatgaattaaatatttctattgtgttgtaaaaataaaaatgaattatgagAATCTCAGAGTCTAAAGATTTTTGTTCTTCTTCCTGACACCCATCCAGTTCTTTGTAAAGTTTTTATTCTCTTGTCTACTGTCTGCCGTCACAAATAAAACATCTTAcgttatacataattaataattaactataaattttttacagctcTCTAATTCAGTCTATCGCTATAAcacaaattgaattattattttgtttttttttttcttcatctttGTCTGCTGTCTTATTCAAAGGGTCTGATGTTTTTAGTTGATGATGTCAACTTGAGATACTACTTAGAAGATTTCATAAAATCATAACCGGACATAACATTTCCCGAGTgataagataaattatttatttttatattgcagaaatatttatataaatatatacatcatTTAGAAATTAACAACAGAAAaacgtaataaaattttttaataaataaaaagttaatttaaatttaaaaattttttattaactcatACTTATGTTTTGAACAAACCGATATTTTTTACATGCCCAACCTTGACACtgtaattgttaataattataccatcatacatttatttaagtatacaTACATTCGAATCTATGATCGTGACTCTATAGACTGGCAATCATAACAAATAAGTAATAGTTACTgcatgtattttattttcattatttattcctCCTTTATCATTTCAGCcgctgatattttatttataatctttcGTAAATTACCCTACTCATTTCCGGTTGCATTGCTGCGAAAATCTTCCGGTCTTAATATACATCAAGCGTTCATATTGGAGATTATTCTTGAGAAGATAAAGTCAAGGACAACCTCATGTTTGAGATGGTCCTTTGGAATAcctaacactttttttttcaatataaaatactgaTAAGTTAACCAAGGATAAAACAAGTCATTCGACTGGAAAATTTACCATTTAAtgcacaactttttttttattattattttgaattcctCAGTGTATACATATTATACCGTGAATTTTCATCACTATTtctaacttatttttttaatctataaataaatacttagtgTACTATTACccagtaaagaaaaaaaaattttcaatgaggggtaaaatgagattttcatgaaaaatttaaaaagtttaattaaattaaaattttaaaagtttttaaatatattttacatggtCCGAATTACCTCGTGTAAGTTAGGATGACccaaaaaaaacctttttttttttttttttcgatctcacatgaaaatttgttggcttacgatgttttaagaagtctctccaaaaatcagttcgagaaaaaattttcaagaagtcgctcacgaattttgaaaatataaaaaatgattgaaattcgaatttaaaaaaaaaaaaaatagctggtttttttgggccaccctagTGTACGTATTGCTTCTAAatagagtttttaaaaaaaattcttgggattctgttaaaattatttaaatataattacaccGTCAATTGTTATCATGGATAATGGCCGAATGATTTCAATGAATACACAGAAAAACAGctaagtatattttataatacactgagaaaaaaaataacttttgtgaAAACAAGATTTTTTCGAACAATAAGtcgatataaattattgcattattaatttcatatttcgCGCGAAGAATCATTTTCTTGAcagaagaaaattaaaatttatttgcactactgtaaaaaaaccaaaattaaaatttttaaataaattttcaaattttcgcaCCGAAACTGTattagattcaaaatttttaatagcataattttttgtagtaaaaaaaatgcaatgaTTCGAACAGATTTTTTCTCTCCCGgtggatttttttatcagaagtattaaataaaaaatatttaaattaatttaaaaatataaaatgtaacaTGTAATAGATAGTATTCGTGctgaatttatattcattaaatttttatagt
Above is a window of Microplitis demolitor isolate Queensland-Clemson2020A chromosome 1, iyMicDemo2.1a, whole genome shotgun sequence DNA encoding:
- the LOC103571296 gene encoding uncharacterized protein LOC103571296; this translates as MTILYSFDMSPPCRAVLLTAKAIGLDLDVRETDLFKKEHMTEKFLQLNPQHTIPTLDDDGFILWDSHAIIRYLVSKYAKDDSLYPKDLQKRAIIDQRLHFEGEMIFLPLRSTVRRIFYDGKKTFREEHLAAAHATCDILNKFLEGKQWLVGDSYTLADISCVSSISCYLTFLSFDKYPNIASWLKRCEQELPGYAEANSVGQKKFCEAVKALMQILSYSSCAKMPILYSYDLSPPCRAVLLTAKVIGLELDVRETNLKNRDHLTEEFLKLNPQHTIPTLDDDGFILWDSHAIIRYLVSKYAKDDSLFPKDLQKRAIIDQRLHFEGEMIFVRLRNIAFEVFFRGVKTIPEEKLNSIEETCEIFNKILENKKWLAGDNYTLADISCVSSVSCYPTFLSLDKYKNIVAWLERCEKEIPGYAEANTPGQKKFDQAFKALLQE
- the LOC106693370 gene encoding glutathione S-transferase 1-1 → MLRPILYFGKWSPPSSAVRMTAKAIGLDLNLHEINLLKKEHISEDYLKINPQHTIPVLDDNGFIVSDSHAISTYMIDKYAYNDNLYPKDLKKRTLVNQRLHYNSGVLFCCLLGAIKPLARGWRRTVSSESQEYLEEAYKYMNTILDGKEWLAGDSYTLADISCITTVCSVTVFKSITDHPNLTKWMKNCEQLPGYADIAVPGVKGFHGMVNHFLDK